CAAATGCGGCCGGAATGAAGGGCAGTATGGCCAGGGTCACAAATGTTTTCATCGATGGCGAGGCCGTCATGCGAACCCACTCATAGGCCATCAGTGCGGCAAACACGCCGCAAGCGACCGCCAACCAGGCGCCGCCTGTCCAGACAACGAATAATCCGAAAGGAATCAGAACGATCGCAGACAGCAAACGCAGTCCAAGGTCGCCGAGTTGGCCGTCATGTTGCTTCTGGCGGACCATGATCAAGCGGCTCCGGTAGCCAATCCGCCAAACCGACGTTCGCGCTTCTGGAACGTCTCTATTGCTTCAACCAGGTGTGCTTTCCCAAAGTCCGGCCACAACACGTCCATGAACACCAGTTCCGAATACGCGGCCTGCCAGATCAGGAAATTGCTCAATCGATACTCACCGCTCGTCCGAATGATCAGATCCGGGTCCGAGACATTGGATGTATCCAGAAATGACGAGAAGGCCTCTTCGCTGAGTTCGGCAGATGATAATTTGCCATCGGCAATCGCTTGCGCGGCCTGGCCGACCGCACGCAGGATCTCTTCGCGTCCACCATAATTGAACGCGATACAGAGATTGAATTCGGTATTGTCTGCGGTCCTCGCTTCGGCCCGATCCACCAGCTCGTGAATGTCAGCTGGCAGGCCTTTACGTGTGCCGAGAATGCGGACACGCACCCCTTCCCGCGCCAGCCGCTCCAGGTCACGTTTCACATAGGATTTCAGCAAGCCGAACAGAGCGTTGACTTCAGACACCGGACGGCGCCAGTTCTCCGTCGAGAAGGAATAGACGGTGAGCGTCTTCAGACCGACTTCCTGCGCGGCTTCAACCGTGCGCCGCAGCGCCTCTACGCCGCGCTCATGACCGACCGCCCGCGGCAGGTTTCGCGCCTTGGCCCAACGCCCATTGCCATCCATGATGATGGCAATGTGCTCGGGAAAGCTGTCGGCTGAAGGCCCGCCCTCCCCGGTCTGGGCAGCTGAAGGCGCGGAGGTCAAACCTGCATGATCTCCGCTTCTTTATTCTTCAGGGCGTCGTCGACCTTGCCGACAAAACTGTCCGTCAGTTTCTGGACCTCATCGGACAGCGAGCGATGCTCGTCCTCACTGATGTCGCCATCCTTTTCCATTTTCTTGAGCGCGTCCATGCCATCGCGGCGGACATTGCGAACGGCCACGCGGGCAGCTTCGGCGTATTTGCCGGCCACCTTGGTCAACTCCACGCGGCGCTCCTCGTTGAGCGGCGGGATCGGGATGCGCAGGGTCTGCCCATCCACAACCGGATTGAGACCGAGACCGGATTCGCGAATGGCCTTGTCGGCAGCGCCTACCAGGCCCTTGTCCCAGATGTTCACGCCAATCATGCGCGCATCCATGACCGAAACGGAACCCACCTGATTGAGCGGCATCATCGAGCCATAGGCGGAGACCTGCACAGCATCCAGAAGGTTCACCGATGCCCGTCCGGTGCGCAATCCCTGCAATTCCGTCTGAAGAGAACTGATCGCGCCATCCATGCGGCGCTCGAGGTCTTTTTTGTCGTAACTCATTTTCTTTCCCTCACGATGCGGAGATGACTGTACTCGGGCCCTGTCCGGTCAGGACATCCTGCAAAGCCCCTTTATTATGCAGGGAGAAAACCACAATCGGTATGTTTGTGTCACGCATAAGGCTGACCGCTGATGCGTCCATGACTTTCAGATTGCGCGCCAAGACGTCCTGATAGGTCAAGTGATCATAGCGTTCGGCATTTGGATCGGTCTTGGGATCGGCTGAATAGACGCCATCCACCTGCGTGCCTTTCATCATTGCATCGCAGTGCATTTCAGCCGCCCGCAGGGCCGCACCGGTATCCGTCGTGAAGTATGGATTCCCGGTTCCTGCCGCAAAGATGACGACGCGGCCCTTCTCCATATGGCGAATGGCACGACGACGGATGAACGGCTCACAGACCTCATCCATACGGATCCCTGACTGGACGCGAGTCTGGACGCCAATGGATTCCAGCGCGCTTTGCATGGCCAGCGCATTCATGATCGTCGCCAGCATCCCCATGGAGTCGGCCTGGGAGCGCTCCATCCCCTGCGCGGCGCCCTTCATGCCGCGGAAGATGTTTCCGCCGCCAATCACTAGGCAAATCTCGACGCCGAGTTCGCGGGCGGCGGCGATTTCTTCTGCAAATCCGAGGCAGGTTGGCGTGTGGATGCCATACTCGGTCGGACCCATCAGGGCTTCACCGGAGATCTTCAACAAGACGCGTTTATACTTAAGGTCCCCCGAAGGTTCTGTTTCACCTGACATGACGCGTCTCCAATATCCCAAGAGGGCATAAAAGATTCCCGGCCACCTGTCATCGGTGGCCGGGACCCAAAAGCACTTATTTTTTTAAGGCCTTAAGCCTTGGTCATTGAGGCAACTTCGTCAGCGAAGTTGTCTTCTGCCTTTTCAATGCCGTCGCCGAGCTTGAACATGACGAAACCAGCCAGTTCAGCACCGCTGTCTGCGATGAACTGAGCAACGGTTTGATCAGGGTTCATGACGAATTGCTGCTCCACCAGGACGACTTCCTTGTAGAACTTCTTGATCCGGCCTTCGATCATCTTCTCGATGACGTTTGCTGGCTTGCCGCTTTGCTCGGCTTGCTCGGTCAGGACCTGCTTTTCGCGGGCGACCAGGTCCTGGTCGAGGTCCGCAACCGTTGCAGAAGCGGGCGACGTCGCCGCGACATGCATCGCAACTTTCTTGCCGGCTTCGGTCAGGTCGCCAGCGCCATTCAGGCCGACCAGAACACCGATCTTGCCCATGCCCGGTGCTTCGGCGCTGTGAATGTAGGCCGCGACAGAGTCTGCCTTGATCTGAGCCGCACGGCGCAGGGTCATGTTCTCGCCAATCGTGCCGACGAGGCGTTTGATCATGTCTTCAACCGATCCGTCACCGTCCGGCGCGCCAGCAGCGGCCAGCGCCTCAGTGGTGCCTTCCGTGGTCAGCGCGATCCCGGCAATGTCGCTGAGCGCTTTCTGGAAAGTTTCATTGCGGGCAACGAAGTCGGTTTCTGCGTTCAGCTCGACCACAGAACCCGTCTTGCCATCGTCAGAAACGACAGCCGCGACGAGGCCATCAGCCGCGGTGCGTCCAGACTTCTTGGCCGCCTTGGACAGGCCTTTTGCGCGCAACCAGTCGATTGCGGCTTCGACGTCGCCATCATTCTCGACGAGCGCCTTTTTTGCATCCATCATACCTGCGCCAGTCTTGTCACGCAGATCCTTGACGAGGGCAGCAGTGATTTGAGCCATCCTGGTCTTCCTTCTGTTCAAACCTGTGTTTGTTTAAGCTTCAGTCTTGTCTTCTGAAGCCTCTTCGGTTGCGGCTTCTTCTTCAGCCGCATCAGCGGCAGCAATATCCGCTTCCACCATCGCTTCGACGTCTTCTGCTTCGCCGAGATCAATGCCGAGACCCGCAGACGATTCTGCCAGGCCATCCAGTACGGCATCCGCAACCAGGTTGCAGTAGAGCGAAATCGCACGCGCCGCGTCATCATTGCCCGGGAACGGGAAGTCCGCATCGTCCGGATCGCAGTTTGTATCCACCACAGCGACAACCGGAATACCGAGCTTGCGAGCTTCCTTGATCGCGATGGCTTCCTTGTTCGTGTCGACGACAAAGATCAGGTCTGGCAGGCCGCCCATATTGGCGATACCGCCCAACGCCTTGTCCAGCTTTTCACGGTCACGCTCCAGGTTCAGGAGCTCTTTCTTGGTCAGACCCGAAGTTTCTTTGTCGCCCAGGGTCTCCTCGAGCTCGCGCAGGCGCTTGATCGAGTTGGAAACAGTCGACCAGTTTGTCAGCGTGCCGCCGAGCCAACGGTGGTTCATGTAATACTGTGCACAGCGCTGTGCGGCTTCGGCGACCGGTTGAGCCGCCTGGCGCTTCGTACCGACGAACAGAACTCGTCCACCTTTGGCGACCGTGTCACGCACCTTAACCAGGGACTGGTGCAGCAATGGAACGGTGGTCGACAGATCCATAATGTGAATGCCAGAACGCGCGCCATAGATGAATTGCTTCATCTTGGGGTTCCAGCGGTGTGTTTGGTGACCAAAGTGAACGCCAGCTTCGAGCAGTTCACGCATTGTGAATTCAGGCAATGCCATCTTGATTTTCCTCATCCGGTTGACCGGCATGATCCCTATCGAGCCTCACTGGAGGACCGACACCGGAAGGACCACGCATCGGGGGTTATGGCGCGGGTCTATACACGAATAGACGCGGCGCGCAACCATACAGTTCAGATTGCAATCATTCAGGCCGCTTCATGGTCGACGCGGGCCACGCCGGGGGCGGTTTTGAGGGCGCGCAGCGCCTCGATTCCGGTTGGATACGTGTCGGGCAATCTCAGCGTCACCACGCGGCCATCCTCGATCGGCATGCGCACGAAGATTTCACCGCGATCCTGGCCTGAGGCCCCTTTCAATCGGGCCGCAATCGCTGCGAGGCCGGACACGTCCGCGCCTTTCTCCATCTTGACCGAGAGCGCCGGTGCTTTCTTGGCGATCCGGGCCTGTTCAATCGCTTGAACACGGCGGGCGGAGAGGCGAATCTCATCATCGCGTCGGCGGACTTCTGTCAGAATAACCACGGCTGATCCCGGCTCCAGCTGATCGCGGACATCAGCGAGCAATTCCGGCATAACCATCAGCTCCACTTCGCCTGTTGGGTCAGACAGAGTCAGGAAGGCAAACTTGCCACCATTGCGCGCGGGTTTCTCGACCCGGCGACGGACGACGCCAATCAATTCCATAGGGCGCCCATCGACCGCGGACTCTTCGATATTCATCGCATACGTAATGCGCCCGTCTTCAAGACTATCGAGAATATCGTCGAGTGGATGGCCCGAGAAGTAGAAGCCAATCGCGGCAAATTCCTGATCCAGCTTTTCCTGCATGTTCCACGCGGCAGCCTTAGGCAAGTCCGTCCGCATGGCAGGTTCAGCATCTCCGAACAGGCCGCCCTGCCCGCCCGCACGATCCTCTG
This DNA window, taken from Hyphomonas sp. Mor2, encodes the following:
- a CDS encoding isoprenyl transferase → MTSAPSAAQTGEGGPSADSFPEHIAIIMDGNGRWAKARNLPRAVGHERGVEALRRTVEAAQEVGLKTLTVYSFSTENWRRPVSEVNALFGLLKSYVKRDLERLAREGVRVRILGTRKGLPADIHELVDRAEARTADNTEFNLCIAFNYGGREEILRAVGQAAQAIADGKLSSAELSEEAFSSFLDTSNVSDPDLIIRTSGEYRLSNFLIWQAAYSELVFMDVLWPDFGKAHLVEAIETFQKRERRFGGLATGAA
- the frr gene encoding ribosome recycling factor, with amino-acid sequence MSYDKKDLERRMDGAISSLQTELQGLRTGRASVNLLDAVQVSAYGSMMPLNQVGSVSVMDARMIGVNIWDKGLVGAADKAIRESGLGLNPVVDGQTLRIPIPPLNEERRVELTKVAGKYAEAARVAVRNVRRDGMDALKKMEKDGDISEDEHRSLSDEVQKLTDSFVGKVDDALKNKEAEIMQV
- the pyrH gene encoding UMP kinase produces the protein MSGETEPSGDLKYKRVLLKISGEALMGPTEYGIHTPTCLGFAEEIAAARELGVEICLVIGGGNIFRGMKGAAQGMERSQADSMGMLATIMNALAMQSALESIGVQTRVQSGIRMDEVCEPFIRRRAIRHMEKGRVVIFAAGTGNPYFTTDTGAALRAAEMHCDAMMKGTQVDGVYSADPKTDPNAERYDHLTYQDVLARNLKVMDASAVSLMRDTNIPIVVFSLHNKGALQDVLTGQGPSTVISAS
- the tsf gene encoding translation elongation factor Ts; this encodes MAQITAALVKDLRDKTGAGMMDAKKALVENDGDVEAAIDWLRAKGLSKAAKKSGRTAADGLVAAVVSDDGKTGSVVELNAETDFVARNETFQKALSDIAGIALTTEGTTEALAAAGAPDGDGSVEDMIKRLVGTIGENMTLRRAAQIKADSVAAYIHSAEAPGMGKIGVLVGLNGAGDLTEAGKKVAMHVAATSPASATVADLDQDLVAREKQVLTEQAEQSGKPANVIEKMIEGRIKKFYKEVVLVEQQFVMNPDQTVAQFIADSGAELAGFVMFKLGDGIEKAEDNFADEVASMTKA
- the rpsB gene encoding 30S ribosomal protein S2 produces the protein MALPEFTMRELLEAGVHFGHQTHRWNPKMKQFIYGARSGIHIMDLSTTVPLLHQSLVKVRDTVAKGGRVLFVGTKRQAAQPVAEAAQRCAQYYMNHRWLGGTLTNWSTVSNSIKRLRELEETLGDKETSGLTKKELLNLERDREKLDKALGGIANMGGLPDLIFVVDTNKEAIAIKEARKLGIPVVAVVDTNCDPDDADFPFPGNDDAARAISLYCNLVADAVLDGLAESSAGLGIDLGEAEDVEAMVEADIAAADAAEEEAATEEASEDKTEA